Proteins encoded in a region of the Planococcus citri chromosome 1, ihPlaCitr1.1, whole genome shotgun sequence genome:
- the LOC135846814 gene encoding constitutive coactivator of peroxisome proliferator-activated receptor gamma-like: protein MGVRGLQSFLEQNCPCACPVVNVATLAKKYKNETGKDAVIVVDTQTLFWTLCKGMDWIIGYEIQEYLHRLRTLVESFQESGIKLVFFVSGVAAKASKKKKLFSRRAGNLHDTIDLCVFLEKKGVATKFIPEKYASLPPSVGFFTSMLLKHVFNCEVYMTINDYIQEIIEYVHKNDCMAIFTQDSDFIVSDINDCLVLSARNFDQEKMTTILYDRQALAMILEIAIEQLPIVAILAGCDCIDYEVLKDFHRSLCGVHPSWYWYKLSYKEVMTAIGRYINTLSDLPIDKVLESICVKVAGNTSLDSVKSAYYGYQLQKKPDNADEIKKTSTKWSEILGVALNRHKNMIAPACIWTILTDQFFELSVAFEDLRKVSTNRNQPSHSQFISSAAITRVLRQRLYGILMNESEHSVDVGVEEWCAENVYSYRQPIIVKPIASKVQYPGLLQLWSNEKSDELGETKWKLFLSIISPSITSIDDWCSLSPDLIGIAAALFYLIDQKFMNEDEVNAVLATIATFSLYSREALNELDYGLHHSRCTHISVCLIRTFTFVVTAMAACGYPVPLSGELIYLKLEAKLFQIKFRQMLEKKTIEELCENNDKCIEIFNRLKKVLSPLFRKPSIDEVDNKISEKPADVGNKPLEEEKPADVGNKPLEEEKPADDGDKQSKEEKPADDGDKQSKEENPAKPADDGNEKSEEDILSAKLVEILNVS from the exons ATGGGTGTTCGAGGTTTGCAATCATTCTTGGAACAGAACTGTCCATGCGCTTGTCCAGTCGTAAACGTGGCTACTCTAGCTAAAAAATACAA AAACGAGACTGGAAAAGACGCCGTAATCGTAGTGGATACCCAAACGTTGTTTTGGACTTTATGTAAAGGTATGGATTGGATCATCGGATACGAAATACAAGAATACCTTCATCGATTACGTACACTCGTCGAGTCTTTTCAAGAAAGTGGCATCAAGTTGGTTTTCTTCGTAAGCGGCGTAGCAGCTAAAGCatctaaaaagaaaaagttgTTTAGTCGTAGAGCTGGTAATTTACACGATACGATAGATCTGTGTGTTTTTCTCGAGAAGAAAGGGGTAGCTACGAAGTTCATTCCTGAGAAATACGCTTCGTTACCGCCTTCGGTGGGGTTCTTTACGTCGATGTTATTGAAGCATGTTTTTAATTGCGAA GTGTACATGACGATTAACGATTACATTCAAGAAATCATCGAATACGTGCATAAAAACGATTGTATGGCGATTTTCACCCAAGACTCGGATTTCATCGTGAGCGATATCAACGACTGCTTGGTATTATCGGCGAGAAACTTTGACCAAGAGAAAATGACAACGATCCTGTACGATCGCCAGGCATTGGCTATGATTTTAGAAATCGCAATCGAACAGTTACCTATAGTGGCGATTTTGGCTGGATGCGATTGTATTGATTACGAAGTCTTGAAG GATTTCCATCGATCGTTATGCGGTGTGCATCCGTCATGGTATTGGTATAAACTCTCGTACAAAGAAGTGATGACTGCGATAGGTCGATACATAAATACGTTATCAGATCTTCCTATAGACAAAGTATTGGAATCGATTTGCGTCAAAGTGGCCGGAAATACATCCTTAGACTCGGTGAAATCCGCCTACTATGGTTATCAACTGCAGAAGAAACCCGATAACGCTG ATGAGATCAAGAAAACGTCGACTAAATGGTCGGAAATATTGGGCGTAGCTCTAAATCGACATAAAAATATGATCGCACCTGCTTGTATCTGGACGATTTTAACCGATCAGTTTTTCGAGCTAAGCGTTGCGTTCGAAGATCTGAGGAAAGTCTCCACAAATAGAAATCAGCCGTCTCATTCTCAGTTCATATCGAGTGCTGCGATTACACGAGTGTTGAGGCAGCGATTATATGGAATTTTGATGAACGAATCCGAGCACAGTGTCGATGTAGGAGTTGAGGAATGGTGCGCTGAAAATGTTTACAGTTATCGACAGCCGATTATTGTTAAACCGATAGCATCTAAAG TTCAATATCCAGGATTACTTCAATTGTGGAGTAATGAGAAGAGCGACGAACTCGGCGAAACTAAATGGAAATTGTTTTTATCGATTATTTCGCCGAGTATTACGTCGATCGATGATTGGTGTTCGTTAAGTCCAGATTTAATTGGTATTGCAGCTGCTCTGTTCTATCTGATT GATCAAAAGTTCATGAATGAAGACGAAGTGAACGCTGTCCTGGCTACGATCGCCACATTCTCGTTGTACAGCAGGGAAGCATTGAACGAGTTGGATTACGGTCTTCATCATTCCAGATGTACGCACATTAGCGTTTGTCTGATCAGAACTTTCACGTTCGTTGTGACAGCGATGGCAGCTTGTGGATATCCAGTGCCTCTTTCCGGC gaattgatttatttgaaaCTCGAAGCCAAATTGTTTCAAATCAAGTTCAGGCAAATGTTAGAAAAGAAGACCATCGAAGAGTTGTGCGAAAATAAC GATAAATGTATCGAAATATTCAATCGACTGAAGAAGGttctaagtccactttttcgaAAACCTTCCATCGACGAAGTAGACaataaaatttccgaaaaaccAGCCGATGTAGGAAATAAGCCATTGGAAGAAGAGAAACCAGCTGATGTAGGAAATAAGCCATTGGAGGAAGAAAAACCAGCTGACGACGGAGATAAACAATCGAAAGAAGAGAAACCAGCCGATGATGGAGATAAGCAATCGAAGGAAGAAAACCCAGCTAAACCAGCTGatgatggaaatgaaaaatcggAAGAAGACATTCTCTCAGCGAAGTTGGTAGAAATCTTGAATGTATCGTAA
- the LOC135846823 gene encoding constitutive coactivator of peroxisome proliferator-activated receptor gamma-like: MGVRGLQTFMEKYCPTACYPVYLSDLAEKYKIETGNDAVIVVDTQSCYFTWSKGLDSIVGLDVQELFHRIRKFVTSFEEIGVKLVFFIGGLNVEKKRKEWLRRQRNNLRKVYAGFDFLEEGTVTKNVPEEHNRLPPAVGVFVSLFLKHILNCEVYCTIKECDEEIVEYVHKHECIGIFAQDSDFIVSDIRQSIVLASQRFDQGRMATMMYDREELADILRIRTEQLALFGILLGTYTNTIEQENLTNFHRSICPVYFSTWRNIPYNILMPAVAKYIRELPDKPIDEILKLICVEIFGDESSLNSIERSYYSYVFQETSATANPTTKWSQILLEAEYRHRNFIVPSFIWGVVNDQVFELSATFEDLRRASGDNGPNNQDVIIPSSTVTRLLRRRIYGILLLEYKHLDDVEVTEWCGENIDSYNEPVLVKPVAPIVPHPGLLQLWSSNDDGRLNEMKWKLFLSCISPNITTTGVEKWRTLPDDLVPISATLFYLLEEKFMNEDEINAVIATVATHSLYDRKELNNIIGRYHPRRTHMSVVITRTYSMVISLMGACGYPVPISDKLICMKFEAKLFQIKYKEMKRNKSIEELCDNNDMCMNIFNQMKGVLRRAIGDDFERQRTSRRGVRSEWSNLEGKFVRMRAS; this comes from the exons ATGGGTGTTCGAGGTTTGCAAACGTTCATGGAGAAGTATTGTCCAACAGCTTGTTATCCGGTCTACTTGTCAGATCTAGCTGAAAAATACAA AATTGAAACTGGAAACGATGCTGTGATCGTTGTGGACACACAATCGTGTTACTTCACTTGGAGCAAAGGATTAGATTCGATCGTTGGACTCGACGTACAAGAATTATTCCATCGTATACGAAAGTTCGTCACTTCATTCGAGGAAATTGGCGTCAAATTGGTGTTCTTCATCGGTGGCTTGAACGTTGAAAAGAAACGTAAAGAATGGTTGCGTCGTCAGCGAAATAATTTACGCAAGGTGTACGCAGGATTTGATTTCCTCGAAGAAGGAACTGTTACCAAAAATGTACCGGAAGAACACAACAGGCTGCCTCCTGCGGTGGGAGTATTTGTATCGTtgtttttgaaacacattttgaaCTGTGAA GTTTATTGTACGATAAAGGAATGCGACGAAGAGATCGTTGAATACGTCCATAAACACGAATGTATTGGTATCTTCGCCCAAGATTCGGATTTTATTGTCAGTGATATCCGACAATCCATTGTATTAGCTTCGCAGAGATTCGACCAAGGTAGGATGGCAACGATGATGTATGATCGAGAAGAACTAGCCGACATCTTACGTATCAGAACCGAACAGTTGGCTTTATTTGGAATATTACTCGGTACCTATACGAATACGATCGAACAAGAAAATCTAACA AATTTTCATCGTTCGATATGTCCTGTATACTTCTCGACATGGAGAAATATTCCTTACAACATACTGATGCCAGCTGTGGCTAAATACATTCGCGAATTACCCGATAAACCCATCGATGAAATACTAAAACTCATTTGTGTGGAAATATTCGGTGATGAGTCATCATTGAACTCGATCGAGCGTTCCTATTATAGTTACGTGTTTCAAGAAACCTCCG CGACTGCAAATCCCACGACTAAATGGTCCCAGATATTGCTAGAAGCTGAATATCGACACAGGAATTTTATTGTACCTTCGTTCATCTGGGGTGTTGTAAATGATCAAGTGTTTGAATTGAGTGCAACTTTCGAAGATCTGAGAAGAGCTTCCGGTGATAATGGACCGAATAATCAGGATGTAATTATACCTAGCTCTACGGTTACTCGTTTATTACGTCGAAGAATTTATGGCATTTTGCTGCTCGAGTATAAGCATTTGGATGATGTGGAGGTGACGGAATGGTGCGGTGAAAATATCGACAGTTACAATGAACCAGTGCTAGTCAAACCTGTTGCACCTATTG TTCCTCATCCGGGATTGCTTCAATTATGGAGCAGTAATGATGACGGTAGACTTAACGAAATGAAATGGAAACTGTTCCTATCGTGTATTTCACCAAATATTACGACTACTGGTGTTGAAAAATGGCGCACGTTGCCCGACGATTTAGTACCTATTTCAGCGACTCTATTTTACCTGCTG GAAGAAAAGTTCATGAATGAAGACGAAATTAACGCTGTGATAGCCACCGTAGCCACTCATTCGTTGTACGACAGgaaagaattgaataatattattGGACGTTATCATCCTAGACGTACTCATATGAGTGTAGTTATTACCAGAACTTACAGCATGGTTATCTCGTTGATGGGTGCTTGCGGATACCCGGTACCTATTTCCGAT AAGCTGATTTGTATGAAATTCGaagcgaaactttttcaaatcaagtACAAGGAAATGAAACGCAACAAGTCCATCGAAGAGCTTTGCGATAACAAC GATATGTGTATGAATATATTTAACCAGATGAAAGGAGTTCTTCGACGAGCTATTGGTGATGATTTCGAAAGACAACGCACAAGTCGACGTGGAGTACGATCAGAATGGAGCAATTTAGAAGGTAAATTTGTTAGAATGAGAGCATCGTGA